GAACTACCATTTGCAAACATGAAACAAAACATGCACCTAACAGAATTCACAACAACAGGCTTAAAACAAGTAAATATAGATTTTAAACTATACACAATAGGACACAACTTAAAAAGAGAATATACAACGAAATAAACAATAGAAACAACTGAAAAATAAAATTATTGCAAAAAATTTTTAAAATAAAAAATTTTATGAAAAATTAAAAAATTTCATGTCCCTTCCTGTTTTTTTATGTATTCACATAGGATTATTTTTAAAACATCATCAAATGATGAAATATTTTATTTAAAAGATACTATTTTGATTAATTTTGGCGTTAATCGTAATGGAATTTTAACTTCTAAGTTAAATGCCGGAACAAATGACACTTATAAACATGTTTTCAATCAACATTTGTCCCAGGATAAAATTGACTATCTGGAAAACAATAATGCCTATGAATATTTGTGTAATGAATGTGAATTGTTAAATATTGATTATAAATTATCAACTGCTTTAATTACATTAGCTGATATGAAAAATGTAAGTATTGTCACTAAAAAATTTAAAAATCTAGAAGTTACTGCAATTACAACTGCGGGAGTTAGAACAAATGCTTCAAGGGCAGGAGATAAGGCATCATATTGGGAAGATTGCGGCGAATTTCACTTCGGAACAATTAATATTATTTTATTAACAAATGCATACCTTGAAAAATCAGCGCTGACAGAAGCATTCATGACAGTAACAGAAGCAAAAACCGTTGCACTAAATAATTTAAAGATCCCATCACAATACTCAAATGGATTTGCAACAGGAACTGGAACTGACGGTGTTGCAATATTTTCAAATAAAGATTCAGATAATTTATTGACCAATGCCGGAAAACACTCTAAACTTGGAGAGTTAATTGGAAAGTCAGTAATTGAATCTGTTACAAAAGCCATTGGAAAACAGGTTTGGTTGTCAAACAAATCCCAATCAAATGCATTAGTTCGTATAAATAGGTATGCCTTAGATATAAATGAGTTTTACGATAATTTAGATTATGATAAATTCGAATTTATTAGTCAATTAAGAACTGATGCTCGAAATCAAAAAAATGTAGCTATTGCATCTTCAATTTTAAATTTATTCGATGAAGTTCAATGCAATTTAATTAAAAAGGAGGATGCATTTGATTTAGCATCCCAAATAAAAGAAAAATGTGATAGTTATCCAATAAAAACGTTATTGGAGTATTGGATTAACTGCTTTATTCACAAGAGTTAAATTCAGCGAGATTGCCATTGTCCTGAACAATTTTAGCAATTGATTCTTCAGCAACTTCTAATCTTTCATTACAAACTTTAACTAAATCCATTGCATTTTTAAACTCTTCAATTGCATCGTCTAGAGGAACATCTCCATTTTCTAGTTTGTTAACGATTTCTTCTAATTTGTCTAAACTTTCTTCAAAACTTAAATTTTCTTCCATTATATCACCTTTGTATTTACAAGTCCGTCTTCAAATTCAATATCAACTTCATCTCCAACTTTAACATCCTTAACTGAAGAAATAACATTATCTTCAGTTTTAGCTATTGCATAGCCTCTTTTCAATGTTAAAAGGGGGTTTAAAATTTCTAATTTTTTAATATTCTTTAAGCATGAATCTTTTTTCTTTCTAGTTATCTCATTTGGATTTTTTAGAATGTGGGAGTTTTCTAATCTAAATAATCTGTTTTTGTTTTCAGTGACGATTTTGTTAGATGTAATATTTAATTTGTTAACTACATTATTTAGGTTGATTCTTTTAAATTTATACATTGATTCAGGGTTTCTAAAAATAGGGGAGTTTTCTAGTCTAATTAGTTCATTTTTGTTTTTTGCAACAATGTTTTTCGTACAGTTAATATATACAACTATATGTAATCGTATTTTTTTTTTTTTTTTCAAACAGAAAGCCGCATTCGAAAAGGAGGAAAGGTTCGTGGGGCTGGAGAAGGGTATAAGAGACAGAAATATGAGTTAATTTAGTTCTATTTAATGTTAATTTATTTTTAATGGATTTATTAACTCTTTTATTCAGTTGTGCTATTTTATATTCAATTTCCATTAGTTCCGGCACTGCAAGATCTGCCGCCGCCGTTGGTGTTGGAGCTCTTAGGTCAGCTACAAAATCAGATATGGTAAAGTCAGTTTCATGACCCACTGCACTTATAACTGGAATATTGCATGCATAAATTGCCCGTGCAACTTCTTCTTCATTAAATGGCCATAAATCTTCAATACTCCCTCCTCCACGACCTACGATTAGTGTGTCTAAATTAAATTTCTGTGCATGCTTGATTTGCCTTACAATTTGACCGGCCGCTTGGTCTCCTTGAACTAATGTGGTAAATACTAAAATTTCACAAATAGGATATTTTCTGTTTATGGTAGTTATAATGTCTTTAACTGCTGCTCCGGTTTTTGCCGTGATGACTCCAATCCGTTTAGGATATTTTGGTATTTCTTTTTTCACAGTTTCGTCAAATAAACCTTCTTTATTAAGTTTTTTCTTCAATTGTTCAAAAGCTATATGTAACTCTCCAACTCCGTCTTCAGTAATTTTTGTGGCATACAGTTGATATCTTCCATTCTTTTCGTAGACTTCAATTTTACCTTTAATAATTACTTTCATACCATTTTCAGGTTGGAATTTAAGAAAGCGATCTTTATTGAATTTGTATATTACTCCGTCTATCTGACTTTCTTCATCTTTTAGAGTAAAATAGCTATGTCCCCTATAAGAATCTTTATAATTGGAAAGTTCTCCTTTTATGAGGATATTTTTCAAATTAGAATCCATTTTTAGCTTTCGGTTTATGTAAGAATTAATCTCAGATACTGTGAATGTTTTTTCTTCCATATGTTCACCTTGAAATTAATATTGTTATTATATTGTTTGTATTTAATACATTTTTCCTTTTTTTTTAGAAACAATTAATTAATATTAAAAACTACCTAATATTAAAAAGGTGTTTTTTTATGAGAATTAAAGATGAATTGTTTGGTAAAGAAGTTCTCGATTGTGATATTCAAATTGTTGGAAAAGTGTCTGATGTTGTTTTTGATAAAGATACATTTGAAATTACAGATTTAGTGCTTAAAAAAATGGGTTTGTCAGAACAAATTAAATCCAGTGAAAACATGGTTCCAATGGAACTTGTAAAGGTAATTGGTGATAAAATTTTACTTAAAGGTGAAGATGATTTATAATGGCTTCAAATGATTATTTAATTGAATTATTAAAGGAAAATAAAGTATTTCTTGAAGGAGATTTTACTTTATCCTCTGGAAAGAAAAGTGATTACTATATTAATATGAAAAAAGCCATTACTGAACCTGAAATCTTATTCACTATCTCAAAATTAATAACTGAAAAGATTGATGGTGAAAATATTGATAAGGTTGCAGGTCCTGCATTGG
This window of the Methanobrevibacter sp. V74 genome carries:
- the xseA gene encoding exodeoxyribonuclease VII large subunit, whose amino-acid sequence is MEEKTFTVSEINSYINRKLKMDSNLKNILIKGELSNYKDSYRGHSYFTLKDEESQIDGVIYKFNKDRFLKFQPENGMKVIIKGKIEVYEKNGRYQLYATKITEDGVGELHIAFEQLKKKLNKEGLFDETVKKEIPKYPKRIGVITAKTGAAVKDIITTINRKYPICEILVFTTLVQGDQAAGQIVRQIKHAQKFNLDTLIVGRGGGSIEDLWPFNEEEVARAIYACNIPVISAVGHETDFTISDFVADLRAPTPTAAADLAVPELMEIEYKIAQLNKRVNKSIKNKLTLNRTKLTHISVSYTLLQPHEPFLLFECGFLFEKKKKNTITYSCIY
- a CDS encoding exodeoxyribonuclease VII large subunit encodes the protein MKKKKKIRLHIVVYINCTKNIVAKNKNELIRLENSPIFRNPESMYKFKRINLNNVVNKLNITSNKIVTENKNRLFRLENSHILKNPNEITRKKKDSCLKNIKKLEILNPLLTLKRGYAIAKTEDNVISSVKDVKVGDEVDIEFEDGLVNTKVI
- a CDS encoding PRC-barrel domain-containing protein: MRIKDELFGKEVLDCDIQIVGKVSDVVFDKDTFEITDLVLKKMGLSEQIKSSENMVPMELVKVIGDKILLKGEDDL
- a CDS encoding exodeoxyribonuclease VII small subunit — encoded protein: MEENLSFEESLDKLEEIVNKLENGDVPLDDAIEEFKNAMDLVKVCNERLEVAEESIAKIVQDNGNLAEFNSCE
- a CDS encoding adenosylcobinamide amidohydrolase, with the translated sequence MINFGVNRNGILTSKLNAGTNDTYKHVFNQHLSQDKIDYLENNNAYEYLCNECELLNIDYKLSTALITLADMKNVSIVTKKFKNLEVTAITTAGVRTNASRAGDKASYWEDCGEFHFGTINIILLTNAYLEKSALTEAFMTVTEAKTVALNNLKIPSQYSNGFATGTGTDGVAIFSNKDSDNLLTNAGKHSKLGELIGKSVIESVTKAIGKQVWLSNKSQSNALVRINRYALDINEFYDNLDYDKFEFISQLRTDARNQKNVAIASSILNLFDEVQCNLIKKEDAFDLASQIKEKCDSYPIKTLLEYWINCFIHKS